A single region of the Thermotoga profunda AZM34c06 genome encodes:
- the galT gene encoding galactose-1-phosphate uridylyltransferase produces the protein MLELRYNPLTDEWIIVSAETQKRPVQPSQQSCPICIGGLELPEEYDLVTFENRFPALKKDPPQVDEDDFYKKARSFGVCEVVVYTKDHNTALPGMPLRQIEKLVEMWIDRTIELSKHDFVKYIFIFENRGKEVGASLPHPHGQIYAFPFLPKRIVAKIEAMKKWYLEKKRCVICQIIENELSKKERIIYETRFFVALVPFYARFPFEVHIYPKRHIGAIYEFSNEEQVDFAKMLKIVTSKYDKLFDQEFPYMMMFFQKPFNCSEEDDLFHFHVEFNPPKRDKDKIKWMASVETGTWAFINPVVPEQAAEILRNTQVEGI, from the coding sequence TTGCTTGAATTAAGGTATAATCCATTGACTGATGAGTGGATCATTGTTTCTGCAGAAACTCAGAAAAGACCAGTACAGCCATCACAGCAGAGCTGTCCAATATGTATTGGTGGTCTCGAACTTCCCGAGGAATACGATCTTGTTACCTTTGAGAACAGATTCCCAGCTTTGAAAAAAGATCCACCACAAGTTGACGAAGACGATTTCTATAAAAAAGCCAGATCTTTTGGTGTTTGTGAAGTGGTCGTTTACACAAAAGATCACAACACGGCTTTACCTGGAATGCCTTTAAGGCAGATAGAAAAACTCGTTGAAATGTGGATAGATAGGACTATTGAACTTTCAAAGCATGACTTTGTCAAATATATCTTTATTTTCGAAAACAGAGGCAAAGAAGTTGGTGCGAGCTTACCACATCCACACGGACAGATCTATGCCTTCCCATTCCTGCCAAAAAGGATCGTAGCTAAGATAGAGGCAATGAAAAAATGGTATTTGGAAAAAAAGCGATGCGTGATATGCCAGATAATCGAGAATGAACTTTCAAAAAAAGAAAGAATAATCTATGAAACGCGATTTTTTGTGGCATTAGTGCCATTTTATGCGAGATTTCCTTTTGAGGTTCACATCTATCCAAAACGACATATCGGTGCGATATATGAATTTTCCAACGAAGAACAAGTCGATTTTGCAAAGATGTTGAAGATAGTCACTTCAAAGTACGATAAACTTTTTGACCAAGAGTTTCCTTACATGATGATGTTTTTTCAAAAACCTTTCAACTGTTCTGAAGAAGATGATTTGTTCCATTTTCATGTTGAGTTCAATCCACCAAAGAGAGACAAAGACAAAATAAAATGGATGGCAAGCGTCGAGACAGGTACATGGGCTTTCATAAACCCTGTGGTACCTGAACAGGCTGCGGAGATATTGAGAAATACACAAGTGGAGGGGATTTAA